The Hemiscyllium ocellatum isolate sHemOce1 chromosome 31, sHemOce1.pat.X.cur, whole genome shotgun sequence sequence tcctacttgtccatcttccttcctaatctcctctctgacctaccacttTCACCCCACATCAGCTACCCTTTACAACCCCAGCTACCTTTCTCCCCTCTGCGCCCCggcaacccccccccccttccatttatctcagcgcccccttggcccacaagcctcattcctgatgaagggcttatgcctgaaacgtcaattctcttgctccacagatactgcctgacccagctgtgcttttccagcaccacactcttcgactctgatctctttTCTTCAAAGCTCTGCACAGAGCAGAGCTTCTCTCACCACGATCTGGCTAAATTTCTGTTACAGGTGCCTGAAATTAAAAGTTACGTACAGTACTATACTGTGTCTAATTGTTACAAAGTTGATGCAGACTCCAGAATATAATTGCCACATTTTAGTTCTAATCCATGAGAATCAATGACTAATTGGAAATGCCTCATTTGAAATAAATTCCTCTCGGATTGCATGACATTCACAGCCTAGAAACAAGCCATTCGTCCAATCGGGTGGAAACAAGCTGAATACATTGATATTTGTGAGGACCAAACAATAAAAAAATGTAACCATGACAATATCACATAATCTCTTACCCTGGGGTAACCGGCCTGTCACTGATACTGCATATATGCCTGGCTTGAAGTTACCTGAAAAACAAGTAGGTACACCTTGTATTAAGTAATAGATACAAGTTATCAGACAGCAACTCAGGCAAAAGTAAGGTTATAGAGGACTACCTTGCGTAAACTAGTTACGAGTGTTTCAGATGATGCATAAGTAAAGTTTCGTCACTGTCATTTGCATTAGCTTAAAAATCAGATCGTGGTCACTAATTTCCAACAAGTAATGCTTGAacattacaattacaacataaaaATAAATGATTTCCATTCTGACTGGTTCCTGTACAAATAAACTTAGATCTCAAACAGACAGTACTTTCAGAGCAATAAAACAAAGCTCTGGATACTAGAAATTTGAAATAAGAAATACAAATTGCtggcaaatctcagcaggtctggcagcatctgctgagagtaagcagagttaacctttcgagCCCAGTGACTCTTCACTTCCCTAGAAGTGAACCTACCATGTTTACTGCTCTAACCTATACATGACTATAAACGGACCTGTGAAATGCTCTCACAAgctactcagttgtatcaaaccacTACAGAGTCGCAAGAATGAAATCAAACAGAACACCTGGCATTGAACCAGGCTCAGTAACAACATCACAAAGACACCATTGTCTACCCATCCTTATGGGAAAGTTGGGATGGTTGTCCTACAGccgagtcaagcaacagcctgacagtcATACATACGTTCCAATGTATCAGACATGACCATAATCATTCCTCTTTGGCAGCATAGTGATACAGTGTCAATTAGGAGATGCTCTGGGAGTCTTCAGCAGAATCTCTGGACCCCATCAAGTCTTTTGGCATCACCTCAAAACACTGGTGAGGGCACAGCTGCACtaatgtgcagttctagtcactagaaggatgtgattgcactggaaagagtgcagaggagactcACTAGCATGTCACTGGAGTGGAGCAGTTCAACTACGAAGAGAGGATGGATGACCTTGGGTTCCTGCTTTAGTGTATAGAACACTGACAGGGAAGCTGATAGAGATCTAGAAGATTATAAagaggcatggacaaggtggatcaAAGTTGAAAGGTCAATAAAAATAGGTAGAATTGTAATAAGGTGAAAAGCAGaaggtttaaaggagatttgaaaataaaattaccCAAAGTGATGGGAATCAAGAACTCGCTGCCTCGTAGAGTACTCGAGCTGGGAAACATCACAACTTTTAAAAGTAGTACTTGGATAAGCACtttaaatgtcataatattcaaggctatgggttaagtgctggaaagtgagactAATGTAGATTTCAAGTAGTttttgttggtgcagactcaatggaccgaagGGCTTCTTCTatactctatgattctgtgatttgtACCTCACATAAAGGAAGATGGCTTGATTACTGAAGGTCAATCATTTCAGTCTCAGGacttcactgcaggagttccacagggtagtgtcctagacctaATCATTTTTGACTGTTTCAATGACCTTTCTTTCATCATATGCTCAAAAGGCAGAAGTTTGCTGTTAATTGGGATTGGTGCTGAACAATCTGCAACACCTCAATATATGCTGCAAAACTTGGACAAAATTAGGCTTTGGGCTGATCAGCAGCAAGTAACATTTTTACCAATAACTATCTATCTCTAACAAGAGACAACATAGCCACTATCTCTTGACGTTCAATTGTATTGTTCCTGAATCCGTCACTAACAGCATCGTCAGGGTTactattaaccagaaactgaactggacagcCATATAAGCATTGCAGgttacaaaagcagatcagagacGAGGAATTCGGAGAGGAATAACTGATCTACTTTGTCCCCAAGACCTGAACCATTCGCAAGACAAGCCAGAttggtatttttttaaaaataacattcaTGGAATATGAGCATTGTTgtctaagccaacatttattacttATCCCTTGCTGCCCTTGGAGAGACGTGAGCTGttattcttgaactgctgcaatcccaGATAAAATTCAACAATGCCAATAGGGAAGGAGTTCAGGATTttacccagcaacaatgaaaaaAAGCAATACagttccaagtaaggatggtgagtggcttggaggggaacttgaaagtttCCATGCATTTGCAATGCCTAGAACCCATTAAGGAATTTTAAaaggcacattctcctcataatAGCTGAACCATACAGGGCAGTAGGGCATCAAGTTTGTACTTACCTtaaatggactgcagtgtttcaaacTGCCTCACTAGAGTAGCAAATTAGTCTCAGTTCTTGTTCACGGCTGCTAAGTAGTGACTCTTGCATATAACAATGATTCTCCTCTCACCCAGCCAGCCTTGCACATGCTCACACAGTCAAAGTTTATACATGAATAATAGTTATTTCAGCTAGCTATTTTATATCAGTAAAATAGTAGAGGAGACAATGGGAAAGATTAGGCAAGAAAGAAAACAATGTCCTCTTAAAGGTCAGTGCTGTTCTCCTTACGGAGCTCAACAGCAGCCAAGTTTAGAGGATTGTGAGCAATAGAGTGAAGTGTTTTGGCATTTAAGTGAGGCTTTAGAAAACTTAAAAAGCATAATGTAGTTCAAAGTCCAACAGAATTTCTGTGCATGGAATCTGAACTTTCAAGAATTATGGAACACTTAGCAAAAAGTAGGTAATGATTTGCATCTATTTTTAGATCTGCACTAATTGACTATAGCAAAGCATTACATTCAACTGACAAACCAAGGCTGCTTACTAAAATCATACTTACAATTTCTAGGTAGGATAAAGTGTTATTTACGCACTTGCACAGGACAGGATAATCAGTGATACACCATGAGAATGGTACATAATCTACTGCCGAGATATTTATTGCTCCATCCCACTAAAGTGATGCCTAAGTTTAATATTATCATATGTCAGCATGCCTAAGATCGTTCTAAACGTACTTATCCGCTGCCATTTAGAGACCCAACTGTCTTCAGGACTCATCATTGCAATAATCCTGgaagaaacaaaaatatttgaACAGTATGAACAGCTATATTCTGCAACATCTACAAACAATGTTATCTACTTCCTCAAGAGTCAAAAGTAATTCAAAACCTTAGTTGTCCTTTAGATTCACACTACCATCAtgtgtgtcacaaagctagtccttttttttaatctaaaagctgttccttggctcaaggatactgtgcccttgatttttttttcagaggggtaataaaccaggccaggctccgaacagtctggtttggtacagagatgaaaaggattttgaggggCCTTTTGgccagatgagacttcaggccaaagtggtcatgttttagaagcgATTTGTACAAATGAAAAAGGGGAGGGGTCAGCtttctagctgagctgagcagttcagtccagaattggttgagttcaacagtgagctgtgtggaacatccatccatctatctaactCTCTCtcctaacttcaacctgtaagcacgtGTTCCATTATTACTggtttttaagggggtttgcttattgggactgttgcgtATATTCCGAAGAGCATAATTAAATCTAGGTTGGCTAGACTAAGCTCTGTAGGGGTTCTTTTTTCTGTTCTGTGTTTCATTgggtaattttgtgaataacgttttgtccgttttaaaatctagtagtcaacttaACTACCTCACTCTGGATGCAAGCCCAAGTTCTAGAGTCATTTACCAAGGAAAGCGTTCTATACCATTTTCAAAGCCTTTATGTCTTTCCTAAATTGCAGTATCCAGAATGGATGCTGTCCTTCACTGGGGCCAAACTAACAGCTGATAACAGTTCAGTGCAAGTTTCCAGCTTTGTCTGCACTAATCTTCTATTGGTAAAGACCAAGAtcccatttttttttgtgaactaCATTAATCTGCACCACACCCCCCATCCCCCTTCAAATACTTGCAATGGTTCTTTTAATTAATGCAACAAGAACAGCTCATTAAGACTAGTCTCCACCTTTTCCAAATAAATGCCACACCCTCTtccaacacattccccaaattaaaaaaaactattactTGCCCTCCCCCACCTATAAAATTGTACAAGTGTGAACTAACTTACCCATCAAAAGATGAACTGGTACAGTCATACACCATTTCTCGATTCCCCTTCATTTGTAGGTAGGAATCACAGTTATCGCAACCATCATACTCAAACTGATCTATAGTCttaaaacagaagaaaaataaagacaaatatcataagacataggagcagaaattaggtcattcagcccatcgagtctgctctgccattcaatcatggctgatatgtttctcaatcccattctcccactttctcctttttaCCTTTAATACTTAAGAACccacctatctcagtcttaaatttactcaatctggcctccacagccttctgtggcaatgaattccatagattcatcactttgtggctgaagaagtttctcctcatctccattctaaaaaggttcttcccttcactctaagggaaatagtctctcctaccaatggaggTATCTTCCCAACATTCAGTAGAGAGGAGagtagactggaggttggcaaacgtggtgccactgtttaagaagggtagtaaagacaagccagggaactatagaccggtgagcctgacctcgatggtgggcaagttgttggagggaatcctgagggacaggatgtacttgtatttggaaaggcaaggactgattcaggatagtcaacatggctttgtgtgtgggaaatcatgtctcacaaacttggttgagttttttgaagaagtaacaaagaagattgatgagggcagagcagtagatgtgatctatatggacttcagtaaggtgttcaacaaggttccccatgggagacagataagcaaggttagatctcatggaatacaaggagaactagccatttggatatagaactggctcaaaggtagaagacagaggttgctggtggagttgtttttcagactggaggcctgtgaccagtggagtgccacaaggatcgatgctgggacctctatttttgtcatttacgtaaatgatttggatgcgagcataagaggtacagttaaataagtttgcagatgacaccaaaattggaggtgtagtaaacaatgaagagggttacttcagattgatcagatgggccagtgggctgagaagtggcagatggagtttaattcagataaatacgaggtgctgcattttgggaaagctaatcttaacaggacttatacacttaatggtataagtgttgctgaacaaagagaccttggagtgcaggttgattgcTCCTTcaaagcggagtcgcaggtagataagatagtgaaggcggcgttggtatgctttcctttattggttagagtattgagtataggcattgggaggtcatgttgcggctgtacaggacattggttacgccactgttggaatattgcatgaaattctggtctccttcctatcagaaagatgttgtgaaacttgaaaagcttcagaaaatacttacaaggatgttgccagagttgaaggatctgaactacagggagaggttgagcagactggggctgttttccctggagcgttggaggctgaggggtgaccttatagaggtttacaaaattataaggggcatggataggataaatagacaaagtcttttccctgaggttggggagtccaaaactagagggcataggtttagggtgagaggagaaagatataaaagagacctgagaggcaaccttttcacgcagagggtgttacgtgtatggaatgagctgccagaggatgtggtggaggctggtacaattccaacatttaagaggcatttggatgggtatatgaataggaagggtttggagggatttgggccaggtgctggcaggtggaactaatttgggttgggatatctggtctgcatggacgggttggaccaaagggtctgcttccatgctgaggaaactggagcacccggaggaaacccacgcagacacagggagaatgtgcaaactccacacagtcagtcagtctccTCAGGTGGAAATTGActtgggtctctgatgc is a genomic window containing:
- the supt4h1 gene encoding transcription elongation factor SPT4, yielding MATLETVPKDLRHLRACLLCSLVKTIDQFEYDGCDNCDSYLQMKGNREMVYDCTSSSFDGIIAMMSPEDSWVSKWQRISNFKPGIYAVSVTGRLPQGIVRELKSRGVIYKSRDTAIKS